The following is a genomic window from Pseudophryne corroboree isolate aPseCor3 chromosome 3, aPseCor3.hap2, whole genome shotgun sequence.
AGgttagcgtatccttgcagggtataaagtctagagacttacacatagcaggttAGTTCTGACTGAAGCTGGTTCTGTCTGCAGCAGATACAGACTTCTACAAATCCCTCCAGCTTTTAACTTGTGACAAAGTTATCAGACGGGACCCTGGAGAATGACTCAACTACATTATTTAAACGacttaatcgatgaccatcatctgggacagatcttaaaacatctgagataagagctgagtattctaatttgttcttgctattatTGTAACGGACTATAACTTGTTACTTGCATGTtttcattgttgtaacttagagaaataaatgcttatccttttcAATATGTCcagtgtcagtctccatatttaacacattgtatcccagaacctggtcgcttGAGATTTTCAACCAAAACAATCAAAaccgaaaaaaaacaaaaaaacacagatacAATTTGAATAGTTTTGAACAGAGTCAACTAAACTTTACAACAATAAAAATGTGAAATGAGCTCAATGAGGAGTCAGTGTCAGGAGAAATATTATACTTATCTCatacgtatattggccctcattccgagttgatcggtcgcaaggcgattttagctgagttacacacgctaagccgccgcctactgggagtgaatcttagcttcttaaaattgcgaacgatgtattcgcaatattgcgattacaaactacttagcagtttcagagtagcatctgacttactcgccatctgcgatcagttcagtgcttgtcgttcctggtttgacgtcacaaacacacccagcgttcgcccagacactcccccgtttctccagccactcccgcgttttttccagaaacggtagcgtttttatccacacgcccctaaaacgctgtgtttccgcccagtaacacccatttcctgtcaatcacactacgatcgccggagcgatgaaaaagccgtgagtaaaaatactaacttcattgtaaaaatacttggcgcagtcgcagtgcgaatattgcgcatgcgtactaagcggattttcactgcgatgcgatgaaaaataccgagcgaacgactcggaatgagggccattatacttaACACTTTCCCCTTACAAATTATCAAATTGTGTAAATTATGGTTTAAGGAAATCTTGTTTTTGCCATTTCACACAAACAGAACATTAAAATGTTTTTTCATCAATCTGATTTCTTTGATGGTTAACAATGATCAAATTTctgcgtaaaacatttcccaaactaagaacatggaaatggtttctaacctgtgtgaagtctctgatgtacaacaagatgtgatttgtgtgaaaaacatttcccgcacttagagcatgcaaatggcttctcacctgtgtgacttctctcatgtgtaacaagatttgatttgtgtgtaaaacatttcccacactcaggacatgaaaatggtttctcacctgtgtgagttctctcatgtgtaacaagatgcgatttgtgtgtaaaacatttcccacactcagagcatagaaattgcttctcacctgtgtgatttctctgatgtctaacaacatCTGATCTGTgcataaaatatttcccacactcagaacatggaaatggcttttgaCCTGTGTgttttctctgatgtgcaacaagagctCGTttgtgtataaaacatttcccacactcagaacatggaaatggcttctcaccagtgtgttttctctgatgtgtaacaagatgtgatttgtatgtaaaacatttcccacactcaggacatgaaaatggtttctcacctgtgtgagttctctgatgtgaaacaagatgcgatttgtgtgtaaaacatttcccacactcagtgcatggaaatggtttctcacctgtgtgcattctctcatgtataacaagagttgatttctgtgtaaaacattttccacactcaggacatggaaatggcttctcacctgtgtgatttctcttatgtacaacaagagctgatttgtgtgggaaacatttcccacactcagagcatggacatTTTTCCTCCCCTGTGTGctgtctctgatgtctaacaagagttgatttttgtgtaaaacatttcccacactcagagcatggaaagggcctctcccctgtgtgacttatCATATGTATAGTGAGAGTTGATTTCTgcgtaaaatatttcccacactcaggacatggaaatagtttcccacctgtgtgacttctctcatgtgcaacaagatttgatttgtgtgcaaaacatttcccacactcagaacatggaaatggcctctcacctgtgtgacttctctcatgtgcaacaagaactgatttgagtgtaaaacattttccacactcagaacatggaaatggactctcttctgccttagctggctgatggtttATCAGCTTTGTGTtcggtgtaaaacatttggcatctatagaacaatgTAACACTGCATCTACCGTAAGAGATGTAACAGATCTACAAATATCAGCATTATCAGCACATTCCCGATGATAAGAGGGATCAGATGACACATATACACTATGAAATGCTGGATGAATAACTGGGGTAATAAGGTTTTCTTCTGGAGAAACTTGAGTAACGTCATTTTCTATTTTACCATCTGGAAATAAAACAAGATGTTCCTCCAAGACATTCCTGAGGTTACATCCATCTGCAGGGAATAAAATAAATATGGAAATATAAATGTTTCCCTATAAGTAAAACATCCCAAAAATGTAACAGCATCAAACATTCTAACAATAAAAGAAACAAAAACATCCATACATCCAAAGGTGCCATCAAAGCCCATGAAATGCAGAAATTGACCAAAACAAAGCAGTGAGGGTGTATTGTCTAGTGTACTTGTCCAGAAGATTGTCATCCATGATATCCGGAATATAGTCCCTTGAGATTAATAAAGGGAGAGGAACACCAGTGGGAGTGATCCATCTAGTGACCACAGACCAAAATAAATCGACCTCTGGGAACAAGACATTTGGGACAGCTAGAGCGATTCCTTTCTCTAAATTTGCAAGGAAGCTCAGGGGTGAGATTATATTATACAGAATTTAAATGGACCTGCTAAAATCTGAGGACGCAGCCTTCCGAGGATTACCTAATTTCCTCCACCATTCCCCCACCTTTAGTGGCCCTATGTCTATCTACCaactacccttacagtgtgttaatGCATTTTTATGAACCTCACCCAAAAGGTAAGAACAGGAAAAAGACACCATCTTCCTAGAGCACAGGGATAATAATTATTTGAAAGGTGAGTACAGAAGATTAGGGAGTCCAATCGCAAATTGAGTTTGCAGGGCATGTCTGATCTTCAGGTACTGGAAaattaacgagatttatggtaagaatgtactgttgttaaatctctttctgcgtggtacactgagctccacaaggattaacatcggggtgtagagtacgatcttgatccgaggcaccaacaggctcaaagcttttgactgttcccaagatgcacagcgccgcttcctctataactccgcctctgtgcacaggagctcagtttcgttaaccagcccaatgctgtagcaggtaccagagacgacaatcgctcgtagccaattacaccacacactcaccacaggagagggtgtcagcggctatgcataccaacccaaagaagctaagcgcgacagggtgggcaccttgtggagcccagtgtacctcgtagaaagagatttaacaacgttaagttcttaccataaatctcattttctgctgcggggtacactgggctccataaggattaacatcgggggatgtcctaaagcagttccacatGGGAGGGGACgctctgtagcgggcacaagaacccggcgtccaaaggaaacatcccgggaggcggaagtatcgaaggcatagaacctaggaccacgtagccgccttgcacaattgttcaagggtcgcaccacgctgggccgcccaaaaaggtccaaccgaccgagtagaatgggctttgatggtagcaggaaccggatgaccagcctgtacataagcatgtacaatcatccatctggccagagtctgcttggaagcaggccagccacgtttgtgaaaaccaacacGAAAAGAGAATCAGATCTACTAATGGagaatgttctcttcacatagatacagagagcccgtactacatccaaagaccgctctttggtagaccactcaggagaattaaaggccggaaccacaatctcatggttaaggtggaaggaagacaccactttgggtaaataacctggcaacgttctaagaaccgcccggtcacggtgaaaaatcaaatagggagacttacaggataaggcacccaagtccgagaaccttctagctgaagcaatagccagcaagaataacaccttaagggaaagccacttaaggtcagcagaggcaggaggctcaaacggagactcttgtaaggcctccaaaaccaccaacagatcccaagaggccacaggtggcacataaggaggctgaatttgcaacacactctgagtgaatgtatggacatcaggtagggtagcaatctttctctgaaaccaaaccgacaaggcagaaatgtgaaccttgagggaagccagacgcaggcctaagtccaggccttgttgtagaaaggccaatagtttggctgtactaaacttgaaaacatcatgattgtgagacgcacaccaagtaaagtaagcattccagaccctatggtatatccgagcagaaactggcttacgggcctttaacatagtttgaaggaccacctcagaaaaaccctcgGCCCTCAggtcggaagcttcaagagccatgccatcaaagccagacgggccaagtcctggtaaacacaagggccctgaatgaggaggtttggacgttgtggaagtagaaggggacgatccaactggaggccctgtagatcggagaaccagtgccgcatgGGCCACGCTGAAGCAACCAGAAATAGGTttcatccttcttgcttgaacttccgtattactctgggcaggagtgacaccggagggaacacatacggcagctgaaagttccatggaattgtcagagtgaccacgaacgttgcttgaggatcacttgtccttgctccaaagatcggaaccttgtgattgtgtcgagatgccatcagatccacatctggaaggccccacgtgtgcacgagaagttgaaacacctctggatggaggctccactctccggcgtgtacgtcctgacgactgagatagtccgcctcccagttcagaacgcccggaatgaacactgcgaatATGGGCGGCAGATGGtgctctgcccactgaagaat
Proteins encoded in this region:
- the LOC135054505 gene encoding oocyte zinc finger protein XlCOF6-like, producing MDIDRHQKMERIVHLSLEIIYLLTGEDYMLVKKTFGECETPSSPPRVSGGLSRTQIPIMVPPPHSLIQERHNDQKILELTNKIIQPLTGKEGEYIEEHRGLYKDVMMENHQPLTSLDGRSNRDTPERCTHPLYSQDCTENHRIPQEDQVEKLTHIKSEDTEREEETYVTDMKAEDIEGEEEETYVTDMKAEDIEGEEEETYVTDMKAEDIEGEEETYVTDMKAEDMKGEEETYVRGDQQCKEEEIPTDISTDGCNLRNVLEEHLVLFPDGKIENDVTQVSPEENLITPVIHPAFHSVYVSSDPSYHRECADNADICRSVTSLTVDAVLHCSIDAKCFTPNTKLINHQPAKAEESPFPCSECGKCFTLKSVLVAHERSHTGERPFPCSECGKCFAHKSNLVAHERSHTGGKLFPCPECGKYFTQKSTLTIHMISHTGERPFPCSECGKCFTQKSTLVRHQRQHTGEEKCPCSECGKCFPHKSALVVHKRNHTGEKPFPCPECGKCFTQKSTLVIHERMHTGEKPFPCTECGKCFTHKSHLVSHQRTHTGEKPFSCPECGKCFTYKSHLVTHQRKHTGEKPFPCSECGKCFIHKRALVAHQRKHTGQKPFPCSECGKYFMHRSDVVRHQRNHTGEKQFLCSECGKCFTHKSHLVTHERTHTGEKPFSCPECGKCFTHKSNLVTHERSHTGEKPFACSKCGKCFSHKSHLVVHQRLHTG